A segment of the Methanoculleus sp. SDB genome:
CGCGAAAAATGTTCATGCCGCCGGCAAGCTCGATCTTCTCATTGTATCCCGCTGCACCCGCGACGGTCTTGTAATCGTTCCAGTACTCGAAATACACACGTACCCTGTCCTTCTCAGCGATTGAGGAGACCCGTGTTCCGATAGTGTCCATCACTGACGAATAGAATTGGGCGAAATCATTCGCACCCTCTTCCTTGTCCACTATCAAGCCGATCTTCCGGATCTCTTCAGGATAGGTCCGCGGATTGAAGCAATCAAACCTGAATACCCGGATGTCGGGATAACTGCCGGTGAGTTTCTGCCCGATCTCGTCGCAGGCAGTGGTGCTGATGGTGGCATAGAGGAAGACGGTATCGGGATGCATTGAGAGAACCTTCTCCATATCCGGGGACCAGACGGACCCGATATTCTCCCGGCCGGCATGCTCGGGGAAGAAGGAGGATTTTTCCTGCGTATATTTGTCTGTCGCGACGATCTTTTCGGGATCGAATCCGATGGCGCGGAGTGTTTCCGCGGCTTCGCCATTAAAGACCACCACCCTCCGAACCGGGCGATACAGCACGATGTGGTCGGATACCGAATCCGAGACCGGCTTCGGTGTTCCGTTCCATTCGAGATACACGTGGGCGGCATCGCGGATGTCTTCACGCGTGAGGGCGGGAGAAGCGGAAAGATACTCAAGGATCCCGGTTCTCAACTCCTGCCCTGTGAGCGCATCATCGCCATTATAATCCGCAGGAATACCGTAGGCATCCCACCCCGCAGCGATGCCTGAGCCGCACAGGAACAGAAGGAAGATGCACAGCGCAAGCCGCTTCACGTCCGTCCCCTCCTCATGTACGCGAGATATCCCGTCACCGCA
Coding sequences within it:
- a CDS encoding ABC transporter substrate-binding protein translates to MCIFLLFLCGSGIAAGWDAYGIPADYNGDDALTGQELRTGILEYLSASPALTREDIRDAAHVYLEWNGTPKPVSDSVSDHIVLYRPVRRVVVFNGEAAETLRAIGFDPEKIVATDKYTQEKSSFFPEHAGRENIGSVWSPDMEKVLSMHPDTVFLYATISTTACDEIGQKLTGSYPDIRVFRFDCFNPRTYPEEIRKIGLIVDKEEGANDFAQFYSSVMDTIGTRVSSIAEKDRVRVYFEYWNDYKTVAGAAGYNEKIELAGGMNIFRDEAADYPEIDPEAVIVRNPEVIIKLAGKGLEFGGYAKSDIEPLIAVRQSLLARPGWNQLAAVQNDRVYIIHSDILGSSQHFIGTAYLARWFYPDLFADLNPAVLHQDYLDRFQRLPFDLASEGAFVYPE